One Plectropomus leopardus isolate mb chromosome 1, YSFRI_Pleo_2.0, whole genome shotgun sequence DNA segment encodes these proteins:
- the txlng gene encoding gamma-taxilin: METSGVCEIDVATRRIVGGSDSPPELDSPSQEEVAEFGLGLCCAEEERGETPGREDSPSDLVEAELDPGGDLKTGEDKAFGKEVVLLMQALNSLATPEEKLAALCKKYADLLEESRCMQKRLKALQKKQSQIVKEKIHLQGEHSKAILARSKLESLCRELQRHNKTLKEENAQRSREYEEQRKEAMLHFQMTLSDIEVQMEQHSSHNTKLRQENMELAEKLKKLIEQYELREEHIDKVFKHKELQQQLMDAKLQRITEMMKEVEEKQQRERDFLLKDATESRHKCELMKEQETQLKQQLSLYMDKFEEFQSTLAKSNEVFTTFRQEMEKMTKKIKKLEKETTQWRTKWESNNQALLQMAEEKTLRDGHFKALQGKLELLERLCRALQKERNDLNNQLSLLQEQGDKGTTAPPEAQPREPSAGEEDEDEEEEDEESSARGDELEAEGVHQDPRPPELDPTAAATDKTTTATSTTTSQPAESSEQD; the protein is encoded by the exons ATGGAGACGTCAGGAGTTTGTGAGATTGATGTGGCGACCAGAAGAATAGTGGGAGGCAGCGACTCTCCACCCGAACTGGACAGCCCGAGTCAG gAGGAGGTTGCAGAGTTTGGTTTGGGGTTGTGCTGcgctgaggaggagagaggggaaactCCAGGCAGAGAGGACAGTCCCAGCGACCTGGTGGAGGCAGAGCTCGACCCCGGAGGAGACCTCAAAACCGGAGAGGACAAGGCTTTTG GGAAGGAGGTTGTTCTCTTGATGCAGGCCCTGAACTCCCTCGCCACTCCTGAGGAGAAACTAGCTGCTTTGTGCAAGAAATACGCAGACCTG ctggAGGAGAGCCGCTGCATGCAGAAGCGTCTGAAAGCTCTGCAGAAGAAACAGTCTCAGATCGTGAAGGAGAAGATCCACCTGCAGGGCGAACACAGCAAGGCCATCCTGGCCCGCAGCAAGCTGGAGAGCCTCTGCAGggagctgcagagacacaacaaGACACTGAAG GAGGAAAATGCTCAGCGGTCCAGGGAGTACGAGGAGCAGCGGAAGGAGGCCATGCTGCACTTCCAGATGACCCTGAGTGATATCGAGGTGCAGATGGAGCAGCACAGCTCCCACAACACCAAGCTGAGGCAGGAGAACATGGAGCTGGCCGAGAAGCTGAAAAAGCTCATCGAGCAGTACGAGCTGCGAGAGGAG CACATAGACAAGGTGTTCAAGCACAAGGAgcttcagcagcagctgatggacGCGAAGCTGCAGAGAATCACCGAGATGATGAAAGAAGTCGAGGAGAagcagcaaagagagagagacttt CTGCTGAAGGACGCCACGGAGTCCAGACACAAGTGTGAGCTGATGAAGGAGCAGGAAACACAGCTCAAACAACAG CTCTCGCTGTACATGGACAAGTTCGAGGAGTTTCAGAGCACTCTGGCTAAAAGCAACGAGGTCTTCACCACGTTCAGACAAGAGATGGAGAAG ATGACCAAGAAGATCAAGAAGCTGGAGAAGGAAACGACACAGTGGAGGACCAAATGGGAGAGCAACAACCAGGCCCTGCTGCAGATGGCCGAGGAG AAAACTCTGCGTGACGGCCACTTCAAGGCCCTGCAGGGGaagctggagctgctggagaggCTGTGCAGAGCCCTGCAGAAGGAGCGGAACGACCTCAACAACCAGCTCAGCCTCCTCCAGGAGCAGGGGGACAAAGGGACCACGGCACCTCCCGAAGCCCAGCCGCGGGAGCCCTCCGCCGGGGAGGAAgatgaggacgaggaggaggaagacgaggagagCTCGGCACGGGGTGACGAGCTGGAGGCGGAGGGCGTCCACCAAGATCCCAGACCACCCGAACTGGACCCCACAGCGGCTGCTACTGACAAAACCACTACTGCGACGTCGACGACGACCAGCCAGCCTGCAGAGAGCTCAGAGCAGGACTGA
- the LOC121945961 gene encoding histone-binding protein RBBP7 has protein sequence MADKEVYDDAVEERVINEEYKIWKKNTPFLYDLVMTHALEWPSLTVQWLPDVNRPEGKDYAVHRLVLGTHTSDEQNHLVIASVQVPNDDAQFDASHYDSEKGEFGGFGSVSGKIEIEIKINHEGEVNRARYMPQNPCIIATKTPTSDVLVFDYNKHPSKPDPSGECSPDLRLKGHQKEGYGLSWNPNLSGNLLSASDDHTICLWDIGAGPKEGKIVDAKTIFTGHTAVVEDVSWHLLHESLFGSVADDQKLMIWDTRSNTTSKASHSVDAHTAEVNCLSFNPYSEFILATGSADKTVALWDLRNLKLKLHSFESHKDEIFQVQWSPHNETILASSGTDRRLNVWDLSKIGEEQSAEDAEDGPPELLFIHGGHTAKISDFSWNPNEPWVICSVSEDNIMQVWQMAENIYNDEEPDNTPASELEAQGS, from the exons ATGGCCGATAAAGAAG TGTATGATGATGCAGTGGAGGAAAGGGTCATCAATGAAGAGTACAAGATatggaagaaaaacacacctttCCTCTACGACCTGGTGATGACTCATGCGCTGGAGTGGCCCAGCCTTACTGTCCAGTGGCTTCCAGATGTCAACAG GCCGGAGGGGAAGGACTACGCCGTTCACAGGCTGGTTTTGGGGACCCATACATCAGATGAGCAGAACCACCTCGTGATTGCCAGCGTCCAGGTACCAAATGATGACGCCCAGTTTGATGCCTCACACTACGACAGCGAAAAAGGAG AGTTTGGTGGATTTGGTTCCGTCAGTGGTAAAATTGAGATCGAGATAAAGATCAACCACGAGGGAGAGGTGAACCGAGCTCGCTACATGCCCCAGAATCCCTGCATCATCGCCACCAAGACTCCCACCTCGGACGTGCTGGTCTTCGACTACAATAAGCACCCGTCTAAGCCAG ATCCCAGTGGGGAGTGTAGTCCTGACTTAAGGCTGAAAGGCCACCAGAAAGAAGGGTACGGTCTCTCCTGGAATCCAAACCTCAGCGGAAACCTACTCAGTGCCTCCGATGACCAC ACCATCTGTCTGTGGGACATCGGTGCCGGCCCAAAGGAAGGGAAGATTGTGGACGCCAAGACCATCTTCACCGGACACACAGCAGTGGTGGAGGATGTCTCCTGGCATTTGCTCCATGAATCTCTGTTTGGCTCCGTGGCTGACGACCAGAAACTCATGAT ATGGGACACTCGGTCCAACACCACATCTAAAGCCAGCCACTCAGTTGACGCTCACACAGCGGAGGTCAACTGTCTGAGCTTCAACCCCTACAGCGAGTTCATTCTCGCCACCGGTTCTGCCGATAAG acTGTTGCACTGTGGGACCTGAGGAACCTCAAACTGAAGCTGCACTCCTTTGAGTCCCACAAAGATGAAATTTTCCAG GTACAATGGTCTCCTCACAACGAGACGATCCTGGCCTCCAGCGGCACAGACCGACGTCTCAACGTCTGGGATCTCAG taAAATTGGGGAGGAGCAGTCTGCAGAGGATGCAGAGGACGGTCCACCAGAGCTGCTG ttcATCCACGGTGGCCACACAGCAAAGATCTCTGACTTCTCCTGGAACCCAAATGAACCCTGGGTGATCTGCTCTGTGTCCGAGGACAACATCATGCAAGTCTGGCAAATG GCGGAGAATATTTACAACGATGAGGAGCCAGACAACACCCCTGCATCAGAGCTGGAGGCTCAGGGATCATAA